The [Clostridium] scindens ATCC 35704 nucleotide sequence GACTTTGGATCAGTTCCCTTCTCCGGAAGAATTGTGGGCTCGTTATAAGAAATTTAAGGGTATCACAGAGGCAAGCGAAAAAGTCATAGCGCAGGATTATTACTATAATCCCAATGACGATAGAAAGCCTCGATACTATCAATGTAATGCAATTAACCGGGCTGTTGAAGCAGTTGCTAATGGACAGAACCGGTTGTTGCTGACGATGGCAACTGGTACAGGTAAGACCTATACAGCGTTTCAGATTGTTTATAGACTTTGGAAGTCTCGCACGAAAAAAAGAATTTTATTTTTGGCGGATCGGAATGTACTTGTAGATGACCCCATGCGTAAAGATTTTAAGTTCTTTAACGCTGATAGCAATAATCGGAAAATGACCAAGATCCGCGACAAGAAAGTGGATAAAGCTTACGAGGTTTATTTTGCAATTTATCAGGGAGTGACGGGGCAAATAGGCTTTGCAGATACATATAAAGAGTTTTCACCAGACTTTTTTGATCTGATTATCGTAGACGAATGTCATCGTGGCAGTGCAAAAGAGGATTCTGCTTGGAGAAAAATTCTGGAATACTTTAAGAATGCTACGCAGATTGGTATGACGGCCACGCCCAAAGAAACAAAGGACATCTCCAATATTGAGTATTTTGGAGAACCTATTTATACCTACACTCTGCGTCAGGGTATTGAAGATGGATTTCTTGCGCCATATAAAGTTGTCCGTGTTGGAATTGACAAGGATTTAGAAGGCTACCGTCCTACAAAAGGTAAAAGGGACAAGTACGGGATTGAGATTGAAGATCGAGAATACAACATCAAGGATTATGACAAAAATCTGATTCTCGAAAAGCGTACAGAACTTGTAGCGAAACGAGTATCGGATTTCTTGAAGAGAAATAATTCTCGTTTTGCTAAGACGATCTTTTTCTGTGTTGATATTGACCATGCCGTCCGCATGGCTCAGGCCCTTAGAAACGAGAACGGGGATCTGGTAAAGCAGAATCCCAAGTATGTGGTACAGATGACCAGTGGTAGTGAGGGCGTAAAAGAGCTGGAAAACTTTATGACCGCAGATGAGCCGTATCCTGTATTGGTGACTACAAGCAAATTGCTGACAACAGGTGTAGATGCAGATACTGTGAAGTTTATCGTTTTGGACAGCAATATTAATAGCATGACGGAATTCAAACAGATTATTGGCCGGGGAACAAGAATCAATGAAGAGCATGACAAGCTTTATTTTACTATTATTGATTTTCGAAATGTGACCAAGTTATTTGCTGATAAGGATTTTGACGGTGATCCGGTGAAAGTCAAAGAAACAGATGGAGACATTCCTACGGAAGAAACGGAAGAACCTTCAACTGAAGATATTCCGCAAGAAGAGGTGTCTAAAGAAGAGTGTCAGGAGGTTCCGCCGGATGTTACTTTTGATCCGGATGATGATACGCCAAAACGGGTGAAATACTATGTCAATGATGTGCCGGTATCCATTATTAACGAAAGGGTACAGTATTTGGATGCAGACGGCAAGCTAATTACAGAAAGTCTTGTGGATTACACCAGAAAGAACATTCGCAAGGAATATGCCACGCTGGATGAGTTTTTGCAGCGGTGGAACAGTGAACAGAAGAAAACAGTCATTGTTGAGGAATTGGAGCAAAAGGGTATCTTCTTTGAAGAACTGAGAGAAGAAATCTCTAAGGATTTGGATCCCTTTGACCTTATTTGCCACATAGCTTTTGATATGCCGCCGCTGACACGAAAAGAGCGGGCCAACAATGTAAAAAAGCGTGGCTACTTTGGAAAGTACAACGAGGTTGCTAAACAGGTTTTAGAAGCGTTGCTGGACAAATATGCAGACGAAGGGCTGGCTAATCTCGAAAGTATGGAAGTTTTGAAAGTGCCTGATGTCGCCCGATTTGGTACACCGGTCGAAATACTGAAATGTTTTGGCAACAAGAGAAAATTTATGGAAGCTATTGCAGAACTGGAGGATCAGCTGTATGTAGCATAGGAGAATTATTATGAGTATATCGGCTATAATTAAATCAGTGCAGGATATCATGCGGCAGGATGCCGGTGTAGATGGTGATGCACAGAGAATATCACAGCTTGTCTGGATGTTATTTCTGAAGGTGTTTGACTCCAAGGAAAAGGAATGGGACGCATTGTCGGATGACTATACATACATTATTCCTGACGGTTTGCGTTGGTCTGAGTGGGCTGAAGATGATGAGGGCATCACCGGCGATGAATTGATTGATTTTGTAAATAATACTCTGTTCAAGACTTTTAAGGATTGGCAATTGACGGAAACCAGTGATCCGAAAGCAGTCTTAGTAAAGTCTCTGTTTGAGGATAGCTATAATTACATGAAATCAGGAACGTTGATGCGTAGCGTCATCAATAAACTCAACTAGATCGATTTTGACAAAGCTTCTGACCGCCATTTATTCAATGACATTTATGAAAATATCCTGAAAGATTTACAGAGTGCCGGAAATGCCGGCGAATATTATACGCCCCGTCCCGTTACTCAGTTTATGGTGGACATGGTCAATCCGCAGCTTGGCGAGCAAGTTCTGGACTTTGCCTGTGGTACCGGTGGTTTTCTAGTCTGCGCACTGGAGCATTTGCGCAAGCAAGTTCGTAACATTGATGACGAAGCGCAGCTCCAGAATTCTATTTTAGGTGTAGAAAAAAAACCTCTTCCTCATATGCTTTGTACTACAAATCTGATTTTGCATAATATTGATAATCCACAAATTAGGCATGATAACTCGTTAGGTTATCCAATCAAAAATATTAAGCCCAAAGATAAAGTGGATATTATTTTAACTAATCCCCCTTTTGGTGGAATAGAAGAGGACGGAATTGAGGATAATTTTCCTGCAAACTATAAGACAAAGGAAACAGCAGATTTGTTTTTAGTGCTGATGATGTACAAACTGAAGCAGACTGGAAGGGCGGCAATTGTTCTTCCAGACGGATTTTTGTTTGGTGAAGGTGTCAAAACGGCTATTAAGGAAAAGCTGCTTAACGAGTTTAACCTCCATACGATTGTCCGACTCCCCAATGGTGTTTTCTCTCCCTATACTGGAATTAACACAAACTTGCTGTTTTTGGAGCGTGGAACAACACAGGAAATCTGGTTTTATGAACATCAGCTTCCGGAAGGGTATAAGAACTATACAAAGACAAAGCCAATTAAGTTGGATGAGTTTGAAGTGGAAAAGGCATGGTGGAAT carries:
- a CDS encoding HsdM family class I SAM-dependent methyltransferase, whose translation is MKDLQSAGNAGEYYTPRPVTQFMVDMVNPQLGEQVLDFACGTGGFLVCALEHLRKQVRNIDDEAQLQNSILGVEKKPLPHMLCTTNLILHNIDNPQIRHDNSLGYPIKNIKPKDKVDIILTNPPFGGIEEDGIEDNFPANYKTKETADLFLVLMMYKLKQTGRAAIVLPDGFLFGEGVKTAIKEKLLNEFNLHTIVRLPNGVFSPYTGINTNLLFLERGTTQEIWFYEHQLPEGYKNYTKTKPIKLDEFEVEKAWWNARKETDCAWRVSIDEIKARGYNLDFKNPNKESDSVLLSVDEIIDRLTDSMRTTRNILEEIKGAMKNENR
- the hsdR gene encoding EcoAI/FtnUII family type I restriction enzme subunit R; the encoded protein is MNKKGMSEQDIRTKYITPAILAAGWNRDLQIREEVSFTKGKITVRRKIVKRGERKRADYILYWKPNIPLAIVEAKDNNHNIADGMEQALNYAEILDIPFVFTSNGDGFSFYDKTDGHDVQIELTLDQFPSPEELWARYKKFKGITEASEKVIAQDYYYNPNDDRKPRYYQCNAINRAVEAVANGQNRLLLTMATGTGKTYTAFQIVYRLWKSRTKKRILFLADRNVLVDDPMRKDFKFFNADSNNRKMTKIRDKKVDKAYEVYFAIYQGVTGQIGFADTYKEFSPDFFDLIIVDECHRGSAKEDSAWRKILEYFKNATQIGMTATPKETKDISNIEYFGEPIYTYTLRQGIEDGFLAPYKVVRVGIDKDLEGYRPTKGKRDKYGIEIEDREYNIKDYDKNLILEKRTELVAKRVSDFLKRNNSRFAKTIFFCVDIDHAVRMAQALRNENGDLVKQNPKYVVQMTSGSEGVKELENFMTADEPYPVLVTTSKLLTTGVDADTVKFIVLDSNINSMTEFKQIIGRGTRINEEHDKLYFTIIDFRNVTKLFADKDFDGDPVKVKETDGDIPTEETEEPSTEDIPQEEVSKEECQEVPPDVTFDPDDDTPKRVKYYVNDVPVSIINERVQYLDADGKLITESLVDYTRKNIRKEYATLDEFLQRWNSEQKKTVIVEELEQKGIFFEELREEISKDLDPFDLICHIAFDMPPLTRKERANNVKKRGYFGKYNEVAKQVLEALLDKYADEGLANLESMEVLKVPDVARFGTPVEILKCFGNKRKFMEAIAELEDQLYVA
- a CDS encoding type I restriction-modification system subunit M N-terminal domain-containing protein, producing the protein MSISAIIKSVQDIMRQDAGVDGDAQRISQLVWMLFLKVFDSKEKEWDALSDDYTYIIPDGLRWSEWAEDDEGITGDELIDFVNNTLFKTFKDWQLTETSDPKAVLVKSLFEDSYNYMKSGTLMRSVINKLN